A genome region from Alistipes dispar includes the following:
- a CDS encoding IMPACT family protein gives MDDDRYLTVDGPAEAASRERSSKFLAYIYPVRTEGEIRERLDALRKRYYDATHHCYAWRLGPHGETFRANDDGEPSGTAGKPILGQMLSAGITDCLVAVVRYFGGTKLGVPGLIAAYRESAAAAIAAARIVERTVDREIRVRFPYVAMNDIMRVVKEEQPRIGEQTFDNLCTMRLTIRESRAGRLAERLEKAGGSIGDDTTTPGREAAGKKL, from the coding sequence GTGGACGACGACCGTTATCTGACCGTGGACGGACCGGCCGAAGCGGCGTCGCGGGAGCGGAGCAGCAAGTTTCTCGCCTACATTTATCCCGTCCGCACGGAAGGGGAGATCCGCGAGCGGCTCGACGCGCTGCGCAAACGCTACTACGACGCCACGCACCACTGCTACGCCTGGCGGCTGGGGCCGCACGGCGAGACGTTCCGCGCCAACGACGACGGCGAGCCTTCGGGTACGGCCGGCAAGCCGATTCTCGGGCAGATGCTCTCGGCCGGAATCACGGACTGCCTCGTAGCGGTGGTCCGCTACTTCGGCGGCACGAAACTCGGCGTGCCGGGACTGATCGCCGCCTACCGCGAATCGGCTGCCGCGGCGATCGCCGCGGCCCGGATCGTCGAACGGACCGTGGACCGCGAAATCCGAGTCCGCTTCCCCTACGTGGCGATGAACGACATCATGCGGGTGGTCAAGGAGGAGCAGCCCCGCATCGGGGAGCAGACCTTCGACAACCTCTGCACGATGCGGCTCACGATCCGCGAAAGCCGCGCCGGACGGCTGGCCGAACGGCTGGAAAAGGCCGGAGGCAGCATCGGCGACGATACGACGACGCCCGGCCGGGAAGCGGCCGGGAAGAAGCTGTAA
- the truA gene encoding tRNA pseudouridine(38-40) synthase TruA, which produces MRYFLELRYNGAAYCGWQRQPDRPSVQQTLEGALATLLRGRVEVTGAGRTDTGVNASYYVAHFDVPQPVADPVQTVYKLNFLLPGDIAVSGMTPVADDAHARFHACEREYIYLIEPRKNPFTRHMTWQYYVPLDVERMNRAAEMLPGFRDFTSFAKLNSNNRTNICRVMQARWRTDADGRLCFTIRADRFLRNMVRAIVGTLVDVGRGRYTPEDFRSIVESRDLARSSAGAPAQGLFLSDVRYPAEVFERRCFTKCDLL; this is translated from the coding sequence ATGCGTTATTTTCTCGAACTCAGGTACAACGGTGCGGCCTACTGCGGCTGGCAGCGGCAGCCCGACCGGCCGTCGGTGCAGCAGACGCTCGAAGGGGCGCTCGCCACGCTCCTGCGCGGGCGGGTCGAAGTGACGGGCGCCGGGCGCACCGATACGGGGGTGAACGCCTCCTACTACGTGGCGCACTTCGACGTGCCGCAGCCCGTGGCCGATCCCGTGCAGACGGTCTATAAGCTCAATTTCCTGCTGCCGGGCGATATTGCGGTGAGCGGCATGACCCCCGTGGCGGACGACGCCCATGCGCGCTTCCATGCCTGCGAGCGGGAGTACATCTACCTGATCGAGCCCCGCAAGAACCCCTTCACGCGCCACATGACGTGGCAGTATTACGTGCCGCTCGACGTGGAGCGGATGAACCGCGCGGCGGAGATGCTGCCCGGATTCCGGGATTTCACCTCCTTCGCCAAGCTCAACTCCAACAACAGGACCAATATATGTCGCGTCATGCAGGCCCGCTGGCGGACCGATGCCGACGGACGGCTCTGTTTTACGATCCGTGCGGACCGGTTTTTGCGTAACATGGTGCGGGCGATCGTCGGCACGCTGGTCGATGTCGGCCGCGGACGGTACACGCCGGAGGATTTCCGCTCCATCGTGGAGAGCCGCGACCTGGCGAGGTCGAGTGCCGGAGCGCCCGCGCAGGGGTTGTTTTTGAGCGACGTGCGCTACCCTGCGGAGGTTTTCGAACGTAGGTGTTTCACTAAATGCGATTTGTTATGA
- the dapB gene encoding 4-hydroxy-tetrahydrodipicolinate reductase, translating to MKAAIIGYGKMGREIERILHERGHEAALVIDTENAAELDAEHLRGIDVALEFTTPATAYRNIRTCIECGVAVVSGTTGWTDRLPELQALCRERGGALFYASNYCLGVNLMFRLNRCLAEMMNRVGGYDVRIGEVHHTQKKDAPSGTAITLAEGIVENLDAKRGWVNYAPGIAHAANRVERSEETPADCVEIRSVREGEVPGVHTVTYESADDVLEIRHTIRNRRTLAAGAVTAAEFLCGKRGVFGMDDLLQQSK from the coding sequence ATGAAAGCAGCCATCATAGGATACGGCAAGATGGGCCGTGAAATCGAACGGATCCTGCACGAGCGGGGCCACGAGGCCGCGCTCGTCATCGACACGGAGAACGCCGCCGAACTCGATGCGGAGCACCTGCGTGGAATCGACGTGGCGCTGGAGTTCACCACTCCGGCGACCGCCTACCGGAATATCCGCACCTGCATCGAATGCGGCGTGGCGGTCGTGAGCGGCACGACGGGCTGGACCGACCGCCTGCCCGAACTGCAGGCGCTGTGCCGCGAACGGGGCGGGGCGCTGTTCTACGCCTCGAACTACTGCCTCGGAGTCAATCTCATGTTCCGCCTCAACCGCTGCCTCGCGGAGATGATGAACCGTGTCGGCGGCTACGACGTACGCATCGGGGAGGTGCACCATACGCAGAAGAAGGACGCCCCGAGCGGTACGGCCATCACGCTGGCCGAAGGGATCGTCGAGAACCTCGACGCCAAGCGGGGTTGGGTGAACTACGCCCCGGGCATCGCCCACGCGGCGAACCGCGTGGAGCGCAGCGAAGAGACGCCCGCCGACTGCGTGGAAATCCGCTCCGTGCGCGAAGGGGAGGTCCCGGGCGTCCATACCGTCACCTACGAATCGGCGGACGACGTGCTGGAGATCCGCCACACGATCCGGAACCGCCGCACGCTGGCCGCCGGAGCGGTCACGGCGGCCGAATTTCTCTGCGGCAAGCGGGGCGTATTCGGCATGGACGACCTGTTGCAACAATCGAAATAA
- the lepB gene encoding signal peptidase I, whose amino-acid sequence MGKIKAFFRNKWVGFTLAALLYTLWFVVWTGNLWLLLGLPVIYDLYVSRLFYRYVWSRNRRMCERSKTYKAVYEWVNAIVFATVVATLVHIFVFQMYVIPTSSMEKSLLVGDYLYVSKVTYGPQMPNTPLSFPFVHHTMPFSETRKSYSEAIKWPYHRLKGLRRIARNDVVVFNFPAGDTVLLENQAVTYYDVLRGYEESFGAAEGRKRLAEKYTVASRPVDKRENYIKRCVALPGDSLEVRDGQVYVNGTAQEPIPGVQYTYLVQTSEPFTQYAIDNLGVTEYSGNGSSYYMALTAEAAEKVRALKNVISIRRYVYTPNDDVFPQWGEARWSQDNYGPVWIPARGATVRLTTENLPLYRRIIEAYEGHTLKVADDGTILIDGMPAAEYTFAMDYYWMMGDNRHNSADSRFWGFVPEDHIVGKASFVWLSLDASKRFPANIRWERIFKKVR is encoded by the coding sequence ATGGGAAAAATCAAGGCTTTCTTCCGAAACAAGTGGGTGGGATTCACCCTCGCCGCACTGCTCTATACGCTCTGGTTCGTGGTCTGGACGGGCAACCTCTGGCTGCTGCTCGGACTTCCGGTTATCTACGACCTCTACGTCTCGCGCCTCTTCTACCGCTACGTCTGGAGCCGCAACCGGCGCATGTGCGAACGCAGCAAGACCTACAAGGCGGTTTACGAGTGGGTGAACGCCATCGTCTTCGCCACGGTGGTGGCGACGCTGGTGCATATCTTCGTCTTCCAGATGTACGTCATCCCCACCTCGTCGATGGAAAAGTCGCTGCTCGTGGGCGACTACCTCTACGTGAGCAAGGTGACCTACGGCCCGCAGATGCCCAACACGCCGCTCTCGTTCCCGTTCGTGCACCACACGATGCCCTTCTCCGAGACCAGGAAATCCTACTCCGAGGCGATCAAATGGCCCTACCACCGCCTCAAGGGGCTCCGCCGCATCGCGCGCAACGACGTGGTGGTATTCAACTTTCCGGCGGGCGACACGGTGCTGCTGGAAAACCAGGCCGTGACCTACTACGACGTGCTGCGCGGCTACGAGGAGTCGTTCGGCGCAGCGGAGGGGCGCAAACGCCTCGCGGAAAAGTACACGGTCGCAAGCCGTCCGGTCGATAAGCGCGAAAACTACATCAAGCGCTGCGTGGCCCTCCCGGGCGACTCGCTGGAAGTCCGCGACGGGCAGGTTTACGTGAACGGCACGGCGCAGGAGCCGATTCCGGGAGTGCAGTACACCTATCTGGTGCAGACCTCGGAACCCTTCACGCAATACGCCATCGACAACCTCGGGGTGACGGAGTACAGCGGCAACGGCTCGTCGTACTACATGGCCCTGACGGCCGAGGCCGCCGAGAAGGTGCGGGCGCTCAAAAACGTCATTTCGATCCGCCGCTACGTTTACACGCCCAACGACGACGTCTTCCCGCAGTGGGGCGAGGCACGCTGGAGCCAGGACAACTACGGCCCGGTCTGGATTCCGGCCCGGGGCGCCACGGTGCGGCTCACGACCGAGAACCTGCCGCTCTACCGCCGCATCATCGAAGCCTACGAAGGCCACACGCTGAAGGTCGCGGACGACGGGACGATCCTCATCGACGGCATGCCCGCCGCAGAGTACACCTTCGCGATGGACTACTACTGGATGATGGGCGACAACCGCCACAATTCGGCCGACTCGCGTTTCTGGGGATTCGTTCCCGAGGACCACATCGTCGGCAAGGCGTCGTTCGTCTGGCTGTCGCTCGACGCCTCCAAGCGCTTCCCGGCGAACATCCGCTGGGAACGGATATTCAAAAAGGTGCGGTAG